One segment of Panicum virgatum strain AP13 chromosome 1K, P.virgatum_v5, whole genome shotgun sequence DNA contains the following:
- the LOC120642093 gene encoding uncharacterized protein LOC120642093 produces the protein MSLTLLQGCYSAEEDDDPTAGAGAGAELSESGDSSTEEAGSDGDEASAPPKPASKPRRRPNPKGGDAAGGEGNSSLPSTLEAFADVSGPPEFLRHRVAEPEEGTEALGVLDRRGKEGSKHPPPGAVVVAKPQLVAIRERDTTISSNPPGSVTSGSVDGKRIIGAANPGPEDAADLLRMCLQCGVPKTYSHGKGMVCPVCGDRPAQTKEPEKKKGSTVKDKEKIKRMRGQSSHASWKSETEMALRQQFD, from the exons ATGAGCCTAACGCTTCTGCAAGGCTGCTACTCCGCCGAGGAAGACGACgaccccaccgccggcgccggcgccggcgcagagcTGAGCGAGTCCGGCGACTCGTCAACGGAGGAAGCTGGATCGGACGGAGACgaggcgtccgctcctccgaagCCGGCCTccaagccccgccgccgcccaaaccCTAAGGGGGGAGATGCAGCCGGCGGCGAAGGGAACTCCTCGCTGCCGTCGACGCTGGAGGCTTTCGCCGATGTCTCCGGCCCTCCGGAGTTTCTGAGGCACAGGGTTGCCGAGCCCGAGGAAGGGACGGAGGCCCTTGGCGTACTCGATCGCCGTGGGAAGGAAGGGAGCAAGCATCCGCCTCCAG GTGCTGTTGTGGTGGCGAAACCACAGTTAGTTGCAATACGCGAGCGAGATACCACAATTAGTTCCAACCCTCCAGGTTCAGTGACATCTGGTTCTGttgatggaaaaagaattaTAGGCGCTGCAAATCCTGGTCCAGAAGACGCAGCTGATCTTCTGAG GATGTGTCTCCAGTGTGGTGTGCCGAAGACTTATTCACATGGTAAGGGTATGGTTTGCCCTGTCTGTGGTGATAGACCAGCCCAAACAAAAGAGCCCGAAAAGAAGAAGGGTTCAACTGTCAAAGACAAGGAGAAGATCAAGAGGATGAGGGGGCAATCGTCGCACGCTTCATGGAAGAGCGAGACCGAGATGGCTCTTCGGCAACAGTTCGACTGA